The sequence GCTTCACCGCCGCCGACCTCGTCGCCGCTCGCGAGGTCGCGGTCGGGTACGCCGAGGCGTTGAGCCTGCTGCGCCCCGAGCTGGCGATCGGCGCGTCCGCGCTGTCGCCGGCCGACGCCTGGCAGCGCGCGGAGCGGCTGTTCTGCGGGGCGCTCGGGCCCGACGGTGAGCGCTGCGTCGACGTCACCGGTCATCCCGGCTTCCATCACGCACCCGGGCCAGGTGGTCTCGGCTGGGGCGACGGTGATCGGGGCTAGCGGGGCGGCGGCGCTCAGTCCAGGTCGAACTCCCCGTCCTGGGCACCCGCCACGAAGGCGTCCCACTCTGCCTGGGTGAACACCAGCACGGGGCCGTCCGGCTCGGCGGAGTTGCGCATGCCGATGAGGTCGTCGACGAAGGCGACCTCCACCGCCGCATCCGAGGTGTCGCCCTCGGCCCGCTGCCAGACCGCCCGGGAGAGGTCGAAGTCACCCTTGGGGTGCGCTGTCATGGTCCAGTCCTCCAGATGCCAGGGGGAAATGGGGAAGCCGGTTCGTTCCCTCATCGGGCAGGATAAGCGGATGCCGAGCCTGAGCCGTGCAGAGTCGACCGCGCGTGGCGCGTCGATCACCGTCACGTCCTACCAGGTGGATCTTGACCTGACCGGCGGCGGTGAGCGATTTCGTTCGCACGTCACGATCCGGTTCCGGGCCACCGCCACGCAGACCTTCGTCGAGGTCAAGCCCGCGAGACTACTGGCGGTACGGCTCAACGGCGCCGACCTCGACCCGGCCGCGCTGGACGACAACCGGCTGCCGCTGACCGGGCTGGCCGAGGAGAACACGCTGACCGTCGACGCGGAGATGGCGTACACGAACACCGGCGAGGGGATGCACCGCTTCGTCGACCCCGCCGACGGGGAGACCTACCTGTACGCGATGTCCTTCCTGGACGACGTGCAGCGCCTCTTCGCCGCCTTCGACCAGCCCGACCTGAAGGCGCCGGTGACCCTCTCGGTCACCGCGCCGGAGCCGTGGACGGTGGCCGCCAACGCCGAACTGGCCGCCAGCCCGGCCCCGGGGCGCTGGGAGTTCGCCCCCACCGTGCCGATCGCGACCTACTTCTTCACGCTGATCGCCGGCCCCTGGCACGTACGCCGGGACAACCACGACGGGATCCCGCTCGGGGTGTACTGCCGGCGCTCGCTCGCCGAGCACCTGGACGCCGACGCGGAGGAGATCTTCACCGTCACCCGACAGTGCCTCGACCGGTTCCACCAGTTGTTCGACGAGCGCTACCCGTTCGGCAAGTACGACCAGGCGTTCGTGCCCGAGTTCAACGCCGGCGCGATGGAGAATCCGGGCCTGGTCACCTTCCGCGACGACTACGTCTTCCGGTCGGCGGTCACCGACAGCCAACGCGAGCTTCGGGCCACCACCATCGCCCACGAGATGGCGCACATGTGGTTCGGTGACCTGGTCACCATGCGCTGGTGGGAGGACCTGTGGCTGAACGAGTCGTTCGCGGAGTACCTGGGCACCCGGGTCACCGCCGAGGCGACCCGGTTCGACCGGGCGTGGACGACCTTCGCGCTGCGCCGCAAGGCGTGGGGGTACGCGGCCGATCAGCGCCCCTCCACCCATCCGGTGGCACCGGAGCGGGTGGCCGACGCCGCCGAGGCGCTGCTCAACTTCGACGGCATCTCGTACGCCAAGGGCGCCGGCGTGCTGCGGCAGTTGGTGGCGTGGCTCGGCGACGAGGTGTTCCTGGCCGGCCTCAACGACCACTTCGCCCGGCACCGCTTCGGCAACGCCACCCTCGCCGACCTCCTCGACAGCCTGGGCGCCGCGAGCGCGAGGGGTGAGCTTGCGAGCCCCGCAGTCGCGAGCCAAGGTAGCGCCGCGGGCGGCCGGGAGTTGAGCGACTGGGCGGCGGCCTGGTTGCGTACCGCGCAGGTCAACACGCTGCGGGCCGAGGTGGCCGTGGACGCCGAGGGCCGTTACACCGAGGCCGCCATCGCGCAGACCGCGCCCGCGACGCACCCGGTGCTGCGCCCGCACCGCATCGGCGTGGGGCGTTATGCCCTGGACGGCGCCGCCGACCGCTTCGAGGTCGACCTCGAACCGAAGACCGACGGTGGCCGCACGCCGCTCGTCGGGCTGGCCGGTG is a genomic window of Micromonospora tarapacensis containing:
- a CDS encoding DUF397 domain-containing protein, whose protein sequence is MTAHPKGDFDLSRAVWQRAEGDTSDAAVEVAFVDDLIGMRNSAEPDGPVLVFTQAEWDAFVAGAQDGEFDLD